The following nucleotide sequence is from Anaerococcus sp. Marseille-Q7828.
AGAAAATTCCAAAGGAAAGATTACAGAAAAGTCTCTCAAGAAGTATTTGAAAGAAAATAACAAAGAGCTTGATAAATTGTCAAAAGAATTAGCCGAAAATTCTAAAAAAGCCTTGGAAAAAGCAGGCTACCTAGAAATAATAAGAGGAAATAAACATGACCAAACAATTTTAAGTCAAAAAGGCAAAGACCTATACAAAAATTATATCGGATTTAATAACTATCTAGAAAACTACAATGACATAGAAAATATTAAGGATACAAAGACTTTGGATAAGTTCTTAATCTATGCAGCTATATTTGGAATAACAAAAAAAGTTTATAAGAGCTTTAATAAAGCATACTCAGACTACAGCTTTAACAATTTATACACCTACACCTATTTGAACAACATCCACACATTTTCATCCTATGCTTCTGGAAATGGAGAGAGCTTTAGTTCAGCAGGAAGTGGTGGATCAACTTCCTTTGGCGGAGGTGCTGGAGATTTTGGTGGAGGAGGTGGTGGCGGCCGCTAATCTTCCACTTTCTGAAATTTTTATGATAACTTGCATTATACACGCTAAAAAATATTATAATAAGTAAGGCTTTTAAAAGAAAAGGATAATATATGAAAAAGTTATATTTTAAGGAAAAATTCTTCAAAATTACAGACCACTATCCCATCTTGGATGAAAACGGCCGCGAAGCTTACTATCTAGACCAAGACTTTACATTTTTGGGTTATGAGTCCAAGGTCTCTGACCTAAATGCAAAGACTATTTTAAAGATTAGTAGACAGCTTCTCACTTTCCTACCAAGGTATACTGTAAGTATGGGCGATGGAAGAAGTATGATTGTCCAGAAAAAATTCGAGTTTTTCAGACACCGTGTAGACGTAAGTCTAGATGATGATGCTCTTTACCTTGAAGGAGATATTTTTCATTTGAATTT
It contains:
- a CDS encoding LURP-one-related family protein, which produces MKKLYFKEKFFKITDHYPILDENGREAYYLDQDFTFLGYESKVSDLNAKTILKISRQLLTFLPRYTVSMGDGRSMIVQKKFEFFRHRVDVSLDDDALYLEGDIFHLNFTVTNKNGQMVGAVNKKFFALTDTYELIVYDEAYIEELIGLVICLNNMIDLEEAANSGS